GTGAAGGCCCGCAGCGCGTGTTGAATCCGCGCGCCCAGCTGGGACAGCACGTTGTTGGGCACGTCCGTGGGCAGCTGGGTGCAGAAGAACACTCCCACGCCCTTGGAGCGGATCAGCTTCACGGTCTGTTCGACCTGCTCGAGGAAGGCCTTGGACGCGTCGGCGAAAAGCAGGTGCGCCTCGTCGAAGAAGAACACCAGCTTGGGCTTGTCCACGTCACCGACCTCGGGCAGCACCTTGAAAAGGTCCGCCAGCAACCACATCAGGAAGGTCGAGAAGATGACCGGACGCAACTGCTGGCCACTGAACTCGAGCAGCGAGATGATGCCGCGGCCCTGGTCATCGCAGCGCAAAAGATCCTGCGGATCGAGTTTTGGCTCGCCGAAGAACGTGTCGCCGCCCTCCCCGCCGAGGTTCACCAGCGCCCGCAGGATGACTCCAGCCGTCGTCGGCGACACCCCGCCCAGCTCTTTCAGGTCAGCCTTGCCCTCGTCGCTGGCCAAATGGCTGATGACGCCGCGCAGATCGTCCAGGGCGACCAGGGGCCGGTTCGCCGCACCGGCCCAATGGAAGATCAAGCCCAGCGTCGACTCTTGGGTTGCGTTGAGGCCCAGCACCTTTGACAGCAAGACCGGACCGAAACTTTCGACCGTCGCCCGCACCGGCACGCCGACTCCCCCGGTGCCCAAGGACAAGAACTCCACCGGGAAGCCCGTCCCCACCCAGTCGTCACCCGTATCCTTCGCACGCGCCGCGGTCTTGTCGTTGGCCTCCCCGGGCCGGGCCAGACCAGATAGGTCGCCCTTGACGTCGGCCATCAGCACGGCCACGCCGGCCGCGCTGAGCTGTTCGGCGATCAACTGCAGCGTCTTGGTCTTCCCGGTGCCCGTCGCTCCGGCCACCAGGCCGTGCCGGTTGACGGTGGCCAGCGGGATACGGACCTGGGCGGTCGGGTCCACGACGCCGTCGACGACGACCGTGCCCAACTCCAGCGCCCGGCCGTCGACCCCGTAGCCGTTCGCGATCCGCTGCGCGGCCCCGTCAGCCCCGCCGGCCGCCGATTCGGTGCTCATCGTGATGCGCCCCTCCTCCCGGGTTTGGTCCCCACTGCGGTTCGGCACCGCTCACCCTACTTGCCGGGCGGAGCGGCGGAAGGGCCTATGCGGGGCCTAATGTGAGCGCTGTGCGCGACGAACTGGTGTGGATCGACTGCGAGATGACAGGGCTGGACCTCGGGTCGGACAAGCTGATCGAGATCGCAGCGTTGGTCACCGACGCCGACCTGAACGTGCTCGGCGACGGAGTCGACGTGGTGATCCACGCCGACGACGCCGCGCTGTCGTCGATGGTCGACGTGGTCGCCGAAATGCATTCGCGCTCCGGGCTGACGGACGAGGTGAGGGCGTCGACGGTCGACCTCGCCACCGCCGAGGCGATGGTGATGGAGTACATCGGCAAGCATGTCAAGCAGCCCAAGACGGCGCCGCTCGCGGGCAATTCGATCGCCACGGACCGGGCATTCATTGCCCGCGACATGCCGGCCCTGGACGCGTTCCTGCACTACCGCATGATCGACGTCAGCTCGATCAAGGAGCTCTGCCGGCGCTGGTACCCGCGGATCTACTTCGGGCAGCCGGTGAAAGGGCTCTCCCACCGCGCCCTGGCCGACATCCATGAGTCCATCCGCGAGCTGAAGTTCTACCGGCGCACCGCGTTCGTCCCCCCACCCGGGCCCTCTACCAGCGAAATCGAGGCGGTTGTCGCCGACATCGGCGGCGCGGGCGGCCCACCGGAAGCAATCGATTCGGCCGCCGAGCCACCGACCGGCTAGTATCGACGTCGCCGCTCGTCAGCCCTTCCGAAGGCGGGCCGCGGCTATGGTGGCTGTAGTTCAGCTGGTAGAGCACCAGGTTGTGATCCTGGGTGTCGCGGGTTCGAGTCCCGTCAGCCACCCCGCAGGTCAGAGGGGTTATTCGCCCCTCTGACCTTTTTCATTCGCAGCGGCCCGGGTGACCCGCGGGGTGAATAGCCACCATTGAACGAGCGGCTTAGACTCGCGCCGTGGGAGGGAAGAAGCTGCAGGTTGTTACCGCTGAGCTGCAGGTTGCGGCCGCTCGGTGGGAGGGCCTGAGCGCCCACCTCGCGTCGGTGCCGCCGTCGCCGGGGCACCCCTTTCAGCCGACCGCGGCGGCGGTCGGCGCCATCCATGCGGCGGTCAGCGCCGCCTCGGCCGCGTTCGTCGCCCGGACCCAGGCCACGGCCGCGGCGATGACGACGGCCGCCGGCGGCTACGCCGAGGAGGAAGCCGCCGCCGCGAGCGAGATGGCGATACCCGTGCCGCAGATCCGGATGGTCTAGATGGCCGCCACTTTGTCGCAGATTCACGCGTGGAGCACCGAACACCTGGTCAACGCGGCGAGCCACTGGACCGACACCGCGGACCGCTGGGAAGACACCTTCCTCCACATCAGGAACGAGTCCCACACCATGACATGGCTCGGCGAGGGCGGTGATGCCTTGCGCCAGCGCACCGGTGCGGACCTGGCAACGGTCAGTGCGAAGGCCGATCAATTGCGCCAGGCCGCGGGGATCGCGCGAAGCGGGGCCAGCGACATCGGTGCTGCGCAGCGACGGGTCATCTATGGTGTCGAGGACGCTCAGAACGCGGGCTTCGTTGTGGGAGAGGACCTCTCGGTCACCGATACCCGGATGAGCAGCGACCCGGTCGAGCGCGCCACCCGCCAGGCGCAGGCCGAGGCCTTCGCCGGCGATCTTCGCGCGCGGGCCGAACAGCTGGAGTTGACGGAAACGAAGGTCGCCGGCCAACTCACCGCCAGCACCGCCGGTGTCGACGACGTCGGCTTCGGACCGGAGCCGGCCCCCGGCTTGCCGCAAACTCCGAAGAACCGCAGCGGAATTCAGTTGGTCGACTTCAAGCAAGACGGACCCACACCGGCACCACCGCTGCCGCCGGGCCAGCCGGTCCCGCCACAGCCGCCGGCGATCAAGATCACTCCCCACCCGAACCCGCCCGCCGTCATCAACATGCACGCCGGCGAGAACCCGGTACCCGACCCCGGCAAGCACCAATGCGATGGGTGGGACGTCACGAAATACGTGGGCGAGGGGGTCGGAGGGCCGCTGCTGGTGACGGGCTCCATCGTGGGCGGTATCGCCGCCTCACCACTTGGCCCGGCGGAATGGGCCATGGCTATCGGTGGGGTTCTGACAGGCGGAGCGACCACCATCGACGGATTCAAAGGCCTTGCGGGGTGCGACTAGTGCACGCCTACGCGCTGGTTTTCGTCATCGTGGGCGGGCTCCTCGGCGCCGGCGTGATCGCGTACTTCCGGCGCGGCGAGCGACTTCGCACCGTCCTGTTCGCGCTGCCGGTGGTGGGGGCACTCTGGCTCGCGGTCGACTTCGTCATCACGCCGGAGAACCGCTGGGTCAATGGGATTGCGTTGGCCCTCGCCGCGGTCGTGGTCGCCGCTGGGTTCGGTCGCCAATGGTTGAGGCGGCGGCGCGGCGCCTGAACCGCGCCCGGCGATCCCTTACGTGTCGGCGTTGCCGGCCTTCCACACCGGCCACGGAATGTTCCAGTCGCCCAGCCCCTCGGTGCCGGACAGCGTCGGACCCACCGTGTTGATCACCTCGACGATGTCGCCGCTCTTGCTGTGGTCGTAGAACCACTCGGCATTACTGGGGCTCACGTTCAGGCAGCCGTGGCTGGTGTTGGTGTGCCCCTGCGCCCCGACCGACCAGGGTGCGGAATGCACGAAAACGCCGCTGTAGGACATCTGGGTGGCCCAGTCGACCTCGGTGCGATATCCGTTGGGCGAGTTGACCGGAACGCCGTAGGTCGACGAATCCATGATGATGTGCTTGAACCGGGCGCCGATGATGTAGACGCCGCTGGCCGTCGGGGTACTGTCCTTGCCCATCGAGGTGGGCATGGTCTTGACGACCTCGCCGTTGACCCGGACGGTCACCATCTTGGTGGTGTCGTCGGCTGTCGAGATCACCTCGTCGCCGATTGTGAAGCGCGTCTTGACGTTGTCTTCACCGAACATGCCGTTGCCCAGGTCGACCCCGTAGGTGTTGACGGCCACATCGATCGCCGTGCCGGGCTTCCAGAAATGCTCCGGGCGCCAACGGACTTCGCGGTTGGTCAGCCAGTAGAACGCGCCCTCGACGGGCGGGTTGGTGGTGATGACGATGGCCTTCTGGGCGGCGGCGCGGTTGGCGATGTTCTCGTCGAAGCGGATGGCCACCGGTTCCCCGATGCCGACGACCTCGCCGTCGCCGGGACTGACATAGGGCATGGTCAGATGCGCCGGCGAACTGGTCTGGAACGTCATCTGCTTGCTCGCCGCTCCGCCGAGGCCCAGCGCTTTGGCGTTCAGCGTGTAGCGCCTGTTGTAGCCGAGCTGCTCGGTGGTCTGCCAGCGCAACCCGTCGGGGCTCAGCTGGCCGTTGATCGACCTGCCGTTGTCGTTGACCATGGTGACCGACGCCAGGACGCCGTCGGCCACGCTGACCGTCACCGGCGCATCCACGGTGACACCGACGGCGCCGTCGCTCACCGAGGCGGTGAGCTTGGGGACCAGCAGGTCGGCGAACGGGGTGCCTTTGTCGAAGATCACCTTGGCCGGCACGGCCTGCTGGCCGCCGCCGCAGGCGACGCCAACCACGGCAACCGTGGCCAGCACAACGGCGAGCCACGATCGACGAATACGCGAACGCGCCATCCAGTGACCTTCCCTCTGACTTCCGCTAGTTGGTCACCGCTGACCACAAAGAATCGCAAGCATTGTAATGGCTTCGGGGCCGGCCTCAAGGCGACACGCGTGGAGGCGGTGGCCCCGCGTCGCGATCGCGGCGGACCGGCGCGCCCGGGCGCGCCGAACCAAGGGGTTCCCGGGCACGAAGTGCCAGGTCAGACTCGTTGGTCGATGACATCCTGCAAGTGTGCGTCGACCCGCTCCCGGGTCGCGACGGCGTCCACTCGAGCGAGTTTGACGATGGCCGCCGTCATGACGAGCACGGCCGCCGCAAAAGTAGCCATGCCGGCGCGGCCGGTGCCCAGCGTCTCGCCGAGGACGACGACACCCAACAATGCCGCCACAACCGGCTGCGACATCGCCAGCATCGGCATCGACGCCGTCAACGGTCCGGCCCGAAAGGCGGCCTGGCTCCAGACGATTCCACCCACCGCCACGAGCACGCAGGCATACAGCTCGGGGGTCCGCACCACCGCCCAGTCATCGCTGAGCCGGGCGACGACCTCCTTGGTCAGCACCGCGAAGACCCCCCACAGTGAACCGGACACGAAGGCGAACAGCACCGCGGCCGCCGCCCCGCCCCAGATCCGGCCGGCGATGACGCACCCGATCAGCACCGGCCCGAGCACCACGGCCACCCAGGCCCAGGTTTTAAGCGACGCGCCGGAACGGCCGGCGTTCGGATTGCCGACGATGACGATCACGATCACCGCGGCGGTGAGCAACCCGGCCCAGACCCACTCGCCGGCGGCCACCGTGCGGTGCGACAGCCGGGCATTGATCGGAAGGGCGAACAGCACCGAAAGCATGAGCAGCGCCTGCACGAGCAGTACGGAACCTTGTCCCAACGCAGCGGCCTGCAGCGCAATGCTCGCCGCGAGCAACAGCGCGCCCCAGAGCCACCGGCGATTTCGCAACAGGCGCACGAATAATGCGATGTGCCCCACGGACGGGTCGGTGATGCGGTGTGCGGCTCGTTGCTGGAGGACGTCGCCGGTCGCGATGCACAGCGCAGAAGCTAGCGCGAGGAGCGCGGCGATACCCGTATGCGGCATGATCGGCCTCTCCGTCGTCGGTACCCCAACGCCATTGCGCTACAAGGGATTAATGGCGTCAACTGCGGTCAGTCGCGGGCCTGGGGGGCCACCGCCGGATCGTCGGGCGTCGCGGTTCCGGCGCATCAGCGGCCCAGCGCCGCCGCCCCACCCTGGCGGCGGCGTCCTCACCGGTCGCGGCGCGATCGCGCAGCCACTCCAAGGGTTTCGGTGCCCACCACGTCCAGCGGCCGAGCAGGTGGATGAAGGCCGGAACCAGTACCATCCGCACGAGGGTGGCGTCGGCCAGCACGGCGAGCGTCAGGCCCAACCCGAGCATCCGCATGAACGACACGTGCGCGGGGATCAACGCGGCGAAAGAAATCGACATCACCAGCGCGGCGGTGGTCACCACGCGGCCGATGCCCGCGATGCCCAGCGCCGTGCTCTCGTCTGTGGCAGCGCGCGCCTCGACCGGATTCGCCGGCGGCTCGCCGGCCTGGGAGGCCATCCAGTACTCGTGGATCCGCGAGACCAGGAACACCTCGTAATCCATGGCCAGCCCGAAAGCGATGCAGAACAACAACACCGGGATGTTGGCGTTCAACGTGCCGTTGGGTGTGGTCCCGAACGCCCCGAGGTGGCCGTCCTGGAAGATCCATGCCATCGCGCCGAACGCCGCCGTCAGCGACAACACGTTGCACACCAGCGCCTGCAGCGGGATCACCGCACTGCCGGTGAGCAAGAACAGCAGGGTGAACGTGATCAGCGCGATCAGGCCGAACACTTCCGGCAGCCGCGTGGTGATCGCGCCGACGCTGTCGCGGTTGATCTGCGCCAGGCCCGTCACCTCGACTGACCGCCCGGCCGGACCGGCCACTTCGTGCAGCCGGTCCAACTGAGTGTTCGACGCCTGTGAGTACAGCGGCGCGGTGCTCTCGACGGTGAGGAATGCGGCGCCGTTGGCTATTCCGGCCGGTGCGGCGGGCGGTCCCATTGGGTTTCCCCGTACGAACGTTCCGGTGGGCGCCGTGACGGCCGACACGTCGGGGATCCGCGACAACGCGGCGGCGTAGCGCTCGAGGTCCACCGGCGTCACGCCGCGGGCGTCGGGAACGACAACCGACACCGAGTTCCCCAATCCACCGGCGAAATCGTTGTCCAGCATGTCGGCGACCTGACGCGACGACGCCGACGTCGGTAGCACCCGTTCGTCCGGAAAGCCCCACTTCACTCCCAGGAACGGCACGCCCAGCAGCAGCATCAGCGCCACGACGCTCAGACCGACCGGCAGGGCGTGCCGCAACACGAACTTGGTCGATCGGTACCAGAACTTCGAAATGACCGGCTTGAGGGCGGGGTCACGCCAGGAGTTCGCGCGGGGGAAGAGCCGACGGATCAGCCGGTGCGCGTCGAGTGCGTCCAGCCTGGGTCCCAACAGCGCGATCGCGGCCGGTGTGATCACCACCGCGGCGACCGCGACGATGACCGCAGTGGCCACGATCGTGTAGGCGGACGATTTCAGGAAGTTCATCGGAAACAGCGCCATCACCGCCATCGACAAGCCGACCGTGGTGGCGGAGAACAACACGGTCCGCCCGGCGGTCGCCATGGTCCGGAACAGCGCCCGATCAGGATCAGCGGCGCGTGCCAGCTCCTCGCGATAGCGGGTGATGATCAGCAGGTTGTAGTCGATGGCCAGGGCGAGGCCCATCGCGATGCTGAGGTCCAACGCGTAGGTCGACACATCGGTGGCGAAGGTGATCAGCCGCAACACCGACATCGTCCCGACGATGGCCAACGCGCCGAGCACGATCGGCAGCGCGGCCGCAACGACGCCGCCCAGCACCCAAACCAGCACCGCGAAGCTCAGCGGGATCGCGATCGACTCCATCAACAGCAGGTCTCGCTGGTTCTGCTCGTTGATCTGGGCGTACGCCACGGCCATGCCCCCGGCGCGCACGGTGACGCCGTTGCGGTCATGCACCAGGTCGCGCAGGAGGGTGCTGGCGTACTCCTGCGCCTTGTTCTCGCCACCCTTGAGGTCGACCACGATCATTCCGGACTTGCCGTCCTTGCTGATCAGCTGGCCGGCGGCCTGCGGCGGCGAAGTCCACGCCGAGGACACATCAAGGACCCACGGCGACCGCTTCAGCCGGTTGACCATGTCGGTGGCCACCCCACGCGCCTGGTCGCTGCGGGCGCCCGCCGGCGAAGTCAGTACCAGCAGCATCTTCTGGTCGGTTTGACCCAATTTGTCCCGGAGCACTTCGGTAGCACGCGAGGACTCCGAGGTGGGGTCCTGGAAGCCGCCGCCCGACAGCTTGGCGATCACCGGAAGTCCGAACACAGCGGCGCCGACCAGGATCAACACCGATATCGCGACGATGCGCCGCGGCGCCGCGATGGCAAGTCGCGTGATCGCATGCAGCATCTGAGGCCCTTTCGACGCAGTTTTCCCGGCGTATCTCTATACCCCGGCGGGGGCCGCGTAATTCCCACCACACGTGATCTGCCCGGGGAACTCGGCGAATTCTTGGTGTGAGCAGGCGCACTCGCCGCGGGCAAACAGGGCGACGCATCCAGGGTTAACGTGTAACTACGTTTGACGGATCAGTAAGCGGGTATCGACCGAAAGCGGCGCCTTCGCTGGGGGACTCCCCGAGATGGGCGCCGGCTCGGTTGCACCGGCGGCGGATTGGATGAGCGATAAACACTATGGACAACGCCATCACAATCAGGCACCCAACCGAAAGCGACTGGCACGCCCTCTATGCGAATCAGGCCCGCACTTTCGGGGACCCGGTCGACTCGCCCACCGTCGAAGCCTGGAAACGCCGAGTCACCCTCGAAGACATTCTGGTGGCCGAAGACGTCGCCGATCCGGAGCATCCGTTCCTGGTAGGGACGTCCATCATCTACCGCTCACGGTTGACCGTGCCCGGGAGCGCAAGCCTGCGAGCCGCCTGGCTGACGATGATCACCGTCGCCTCGACACATCAGGGAAAGGGAATCTGGGCGCAGCTCAGCGCCCAGGGCCTGGGGATCTTGCTGGATCGCGGCTACCCCATCATCTGCGGTGTCCCGACCCAGACCGCGATATACGACCGCTTCGGCGCCGGGGTGGCGAGCTATGGACACACTTACTCGATTGACCGCCGCATTGCGAAGCTGCGGTCCGCACCGAGCCGCAACCGGGCGCGCGAGGTCGAGGCCCCCGAGGCGAGAGGCCTTCTGCCGCAGATCTATCAGCGGTGGTGCGCCGAAACCCCGGGGGCGGTGGCGCGCGACAGCGCTTGGTGGGATGACTATTTGGAAGACCGGCCGACGCAGCGGAGCACGAGATCTGCGCTTTATCACACGGTGCATCCGGACGGCTTCCTGACATATCGGATCGCTGATCAGCCGCACCACACGTTTCAGCCGCCCTTCGGGACGGTGATCGTCGAGGACTTCTGCCCCATCACCGACGAGGCCCATACCGAGCTGCTTGCATCGCTGCTGGCGTTGGACATGTTCGATCAGATCGAGATCGAGGTGCCCAGAGATGATCCGCTTCCGCTCAAGTTACGCAACCCGCGTGCAGCTCGAACGAAAGGCATAACCGATTTCCTCTGGGCGCGCATCAACGACGTGCCCGAAGTGCTCGGCGCTCGCGTGTACCACGCCGATGTCGACATCGTGCTGGACGTCACAGATCCCCTCAACCTCGCGGGAGGGCGGTTCTTGCTCCAGATCCGTGATGGTGCCGGCAAGTGCACGCCACACGAAGGGCCGCCCGACGTCGAGATCAGCCTGGGGGATTTGGCCGCCATATATATGGGTTCGCACCGCGCCAGACAACTCCTCCGAGCGAATCGCGTCACCGAAATTCGCCCGGGTGCCGTGGGCGACCTGGACGCCGCCTTCAGCACCGAGCGGAGCCCGTATTGCGGCACGCTGTTCTGATCTGGCCGGAAAGCGGTATCGCACCGCCCATTTAGATCGTCGCGGTGGCGCCTCACGCCCAGCCGGGCGACTCCAGGCCGCCCGACTGTCGCCGACGCCGAGCGACGCAGCCGCTATCCTGGTAGAGACCGGGGATTTCGCCAAGCGACAGGATGCCTGTTATTGTCGCCTACGCGGTTCCGGCCGACAAAGCGCCGTTAGCTCAGTTGGTAGAGCAGCTGACTCTTAATCAGCGGGTCCGGGGTTCGAAACCCTGACGGCGCACCAAAACCGTTTGACGTCGTATTCCGGCGCACTCGGCGGTTACTCAGGGTATTTTCTTCTCGATCGCGCCCCTCAAGCTGCGACGAAGGAGCTGCCATGGGGTTCATCCGGCCGAACCTGCCGATCGTCGACCCGGTCGCGTGGAGCACCAGCACCCGCGCCGACCGGATCGTCCCGATGGCCCGCCACATCGCCGAGAACGGGTTCGGCACCCCGCTGGTGATGCACCTGATGTACGGCGTCAAAATCGCGCTCTACATCCTCGGCGGCTGGGTGTTCGCATGGTCGACACCAGGCATCGGCGGCTTCGGTGACGTGGCCGCGTGGTGGTCGGAGCCCATCGTGTTCCAGAAGGCCGTTTTGTACACCATGCTGTTCGAGGTCGTCGGCTTGGGATGCTGCTTCGGGCCGTTGGCCGGGCGCTATTTCCCGCCGATGGGTTCGATCCTGTACTGGCTGCGGCCCGGAACCATCCGCCTGCCACCGTGGCCCGAGAGGGTGCCGCTCACCAAGGGCAACGACAGGACCGTCGTCGACGCGTTTCTCTACGGCGCCCTGGTGGTGCTGCTGGTTTCCGCGCTGCTCGCCGCCGGCACCGGCCCAATTCCCCTGCTGGATACGGCGATCGGCGTACTGCCGTGGTGGCGGACCGTCGCGGTGCTGGCGGTACTGGCCGTCCTCGGCCTGCGCGACAAGGTCATCTTCCTGGCCGCCCGCGGCGAGGTGTACGGCCCACTGGCCCTGGTGTTCCTGTTCTCCGGGGTGAACATCATCATCGGCGCGAAGGTGGTGTTCATGGTGATCTGGCTGGGCGCGGCGACCTCCAAGCTCACCCGGCACTTCCCGTTCGTCATCTCGACGATGCTGGCCAACAACCCGTTTCTGCCCAGCGGAACGCTCAAGCGGTCGATGTTCAAGCACTACCCGGACGACCTGCGGCCCAGCGCGCTGGCGGGCTTCATCGCCCACCTCTCCACCGCGGTGGAGGGGCTGGTGCCCCTGGCGCTGCTCTTCTCGCACGGCGGGTGGCCCACGGCGATCGCGGCCTTCGTGATGATCGTGTTCCACCTCAACATCCTGCTGGCCTTTCCCATGGGGGTGCCGCTGGAGTGGAACGTGTTCATGATCTTCGGGGTGCTGTCGCTGTTCGTCGCGCACGCGCGGCTGGGTCTGGCCAGCGTCACCGACCCGCTACCGATCGCCGTGCTGTTCGCGGTCATCGCCGGGATCGTCGTGTTCGGAAACCTGTTCCCGCGCAAGGTTTCCTTCCTGCCGGGCATGCGGTACTACGCCGGCAACTGGGACACCACGCTGTGGTGCGTGAAGCCGTCGGCCGACGAGAAATTCCGCGTCGGCTCCCGCGCGCTCGGGCCCATGCAACACCTGCAGCTCGAGCGCCTGTACGGCTCGAAGGAGGCCACCCTGGTCCCGCTGCACCTCGCCATGGCGTTCCGCGGGATGAACACCCACGGGCGTGGCCTGTTCACCCTGGCGCACCGGGCGATGGCCGGGCACAACGAGGACGACTACAACCTGTGCGAGGGCGAGATCCTGTGCTCGATGGTCCTCGGCTGGAACTTCGGCGACGGGCACATGCACAACGAGTGCCTCGTCGAGGCGCTACAGCGACGGTGCGGGTTCGAGCCCGGCGAGGTGCGGGTGGTGATCCTCGACGCCCAGCCGATCCAGAAGCAGACCCAGGAATACCGGCTCGTCGACGCGGCGACGGGCGAGTTCGAGCGGGGCTACATCGACGTCGCCGACATGGTGACCACCCAGCCCTGGGCCGACGACCTTCCCGTGCACGTCCAAAGCGGTGCGAGGGTCAGCGATCCCTGACCCGGCGCACCACCACGATGACGACGACCGACGAGATCCCCACCAGCGAGGCGATGACCACCGGCTTCTTCACGAACTCGACCGCGCGGGCCTTGAGGTCGTCGGCGAGGCGGCGGGGGTTGGCGCGCTCGGCAAGCGAATCGACGGTGGCCGCCAGCTGGTCGCGGGCTTGGTCGATCTCCTGCTTGATGACCTCGGGATCCCGGTCCGCCACGTCTCTGTCCTCCGTCGCCCACTATCCGACTGATGCACCTGCCGAACTACCCTAGATCAGCTGGCGCTACACCCAGCGATCCGGTGAACCGAAAGGTAGAACGTTGACCGAAACCACGCGGCTCGCGCCGGGCGACAAAGCGCCCGCCTTCAGCCTGCCCGACGCCGACGGCAACACCGTGTCGCTGGCCGACTACAAGGGCCGCCGGGTCATCGTGTACTTCTACCCGGCCGCCTCGACACCCGGATGCACCAAACAGGCCTGCGACTTCCGCGACAACCTGCACGACCTCAACGACGCCGGCATCGACGTCGTCGGCATCTCTCCCGACAGGCCCGAGAAGCTCGCCAAGTTCCGCGACGCCGAGGAGCTGACGTTTCCCTTGCTGTCCGACCCCGATCGCACGGTGTTGACCGCATGGGGCGCCTACGGCGAGAAGAAGATGTACGGCAAGACGGTGCAGGGCGTCATTCGCTCCACCTTCCTGGTCGACGAGAGGGGCATGGTCGTCGTCGCGCAGTACAACGTGAAGGCCACCGGTCACGTGGACAAGCTGCGCCGCGACCTGTCGGTGTGAGCCGGGCGGGAAGCCAGCGGCGTCAATGCCCGCCCGACTGAGACAAGAGGTCGGCTACTTCGTTGCTCCAGAATTCGGCCTGGAGACCGGTGAAGTGGCCACGTGTGCGGTCTGATGCGGGTACCAAGACGAAGCGGCCGTTCTTTACGCGCTTGATGTCGCGGTCGATGATGCCCAGACTCGGCGGGTTCAGGTAATCGTCGGCCGAATTGACGGCAACCATGGCAGCGGTGATCTTCGGGAGATCGGCTTCGGGGTTGTAGTCGGCGGAGGCCTCGAATGCAAAGAGTAAGTCATTCGCGTCCATAGTCGCGATCTGCTCGGATACCTGGTGTTCGAAATAGTCGTCGGCCGCCGGACCGGTCGGCGCGATGTGTTCGAGATAGACGGGCGCGTTCTTCGGCGCCAGCATGGTGATGTCCGCGACCGTGGTGAGCGCCTTCATCGGTTGGGACTTGTAGTCTCCGCCGGCCCAATCGGGGTCGCTACGGATGGCATCGATGATCGCTTTGCGCCAGATGCGGTT
This genomic window from Mycobacterium saskatchewanense contains:
- a CDS encoding DMT family transporter, producing MPHTGIAALLALASALCIATGDVLQQRAAHRITDPSVGHIALFVRLLRNRRWLWGALLLAASIALQAAALGQGSVLLVQALLMLSVLFALPINARLSHRTVAAGEWVWAGLLTAAVIVIVIVGNPNAGRSGASLKTWAWVAVVLGPVLIGCVIAGRIWGGAAAAVLFAFVSGSLWGVFAVLTKEVVARLSDDWAVVRTPELYACVLVAVGGIVWSQAAFRAGPLTASMPMLAMSQPVVAALLGVVVLGETLGTGRAGMATFAAAVLVMTAAIVKLARVDAVATRERVDAHLQDVIDQRV
- a CDS encoding helicase HerA-like domain-containing protein; its protein translation is MSTESAAGGADGAAQRIANGYGVDGRALELGTVVVDGVVDPTAQVRIPLATVNRHGLVAGATGTGKTKTLQLIAEQLSAAGVAVLMADVKGDLSGLARPGEANDKTAARAKDTGDDWVGTGFPVEFLSLGTGGVGVPVRATVESFGPVLLSKVLGLNATQESTLGLIFHWAGAANRPLVALDDLRGVISHLASDEGKADLKELGGVSPTTAGVILRALVNLGGEGGDTFFGEPKLDPQDLLRCDDQGRGIISLLEFSGQQLRPVIFSTFLMWLLADLFKVLPEVGDVDKPKLVFFFDEAHLLFADASKAFLEQVEQTVKLIRSKGVGVFFCTQLPTDVPNNVLSQLGARIQHALRAFTPDDQQALSKTVRTYPKTDVYDLESALTSLGIGEAVVTVLSEKGAPTPVAWTRMRVPRSLMASIGTDAIAQAAKGSPLQAKYGRTVEQPARPQVGPAGQDRRSPQRPDVRSGYPPVPPNEPVPPMPEPFEPKGPAVWEEVLENPTVKSGINTAIREITRNLFNTGRRRRK
- a CDS encoding MMPL family transporter, which codes for MLHAITRLAIAAPRRIVAISVLILVGAAVFGLPVIAKLSGGGFQDPTSESSRATEVLRDKLGQTDQKMLLVLTSPAGARSDQARGVATDMVNRLKRSPWVLDVSSAWTSPPQAAGQLISKDGKSGMIVVDLKGGENKAQEYASTLLRDLVHDRNGVTVRAGGMAVAYAQINEQNQRDLLLMESIAIPLSFAVLVWVLGGVVAAALPIVLGALAIVGTMSVLRLITFATDVSTYALDLSIAMGLALAIDYNLLIITRYREELARAADPDRALFRTMATAGRTVLFSATTVGLSMAVMALFPMNFLKSSAYTIVATAVIVAVAAVVITPAAIALLGPRLDALDAHRLIRRLFPRANSWRDPALKPVISKFWYRSTKFVLRHALPVGLSVVALMLLLGVPFLGVKWGFPDERVLPTSASSRQVADMLDNDFAGGLGNSVSVVVPDARGVTPVDLERYAAALSRIPDVSAVTAPTGTFVRGNPMGPPAAPAGIANGAAFLTVESTAPLYSQASNTQLDRLHEVAGPAGRSVEVTGLAQINRDSVGAITTRLPEVFGLIALITFTLLFLLTGSAVIPLQALVCNVLSLTAAFGAMAWIFQDGHLGAFGTTPNGTLNANIPVLLFCIAFGLAMDYEVFLVSRIHEYWMASQAGEPPANPVEARAATDESTALGIAGIGRVVTTAALVMSISFAALIPAHVSFMRMLGLGLTLAVLADATLVRMVLVPAFIHLLGRWTWWAPKPLEWLRDRAATGEDAAARVGRRRWAADAPEPRRPTIRRWPPRPATDRS
- a CDS encoding GNAT family N-acetyltransferase gives rise to the protein MNTMDNAITIRHPTESDWHALYANQARTFGDPVDSPTVEAWKRRVTLEDILVAEDVADPEHPFLVGTSIIYRSRLTVPGSASLRAAWLTMITVASTHQGKGIWAQLSAQGLGILLDRGYPIICGVPTQTAIYDRFGAGVASYGHTYSIDRRIAKLRSAPSRNRAREVEAPEARGLLPQIYQRWCAETPGAVARDSAWWDDYLEDRPTQRSTRSALYHTVHPDGFLTYRIADQPHHTFQPPFGTVIVEDFCPITDEAHTELLASLLALDMFDQIEIEVPRDDPLPLKLRNPRAARTKGITDFLWARINDVPEVLGARVYHADVDIVLDVTDPLNLAGGRFLLQIRDGAGKCTPHEGPPDVEISLGDLAAIYMGSHRARQLLRANRVTEIRPGAVGDLDAAFSTERSPYCGTLF
- the orn gene encoding oligoribonuclease — encoded protein: MRDELVWIDCEMTGLDLGSDKLIEIAALVTDADLNVLGDGVDVVIHADDAALSSMVDVVAEMHSRSGLTDEVRASTVDLATAEAMVMEYIGKHVKQPKTAPLAGNSIATDRAFIARDMPALDAFLHYRMIDVSSIKELCRRWYPRIYFGQPVKGLSHRALADIHESIRELKFYRRTAFVPPPGPSTSEIEAVVADIGGAGGPPEAIDSAAEPPTG
- a CDS encoding L,D-transpeptidase, with the translated sequence MARSRIRRSWLAVVLATVAVVGVACGGGQQAVPAKVIFDKGTPFADLLVPKLTASVSDGAVGVTVDAPVTVSVADGVLASVTMVNDNGRSINGQLSPDGLRWQTTEQLGYNRRYTLNAKALGLGGAASKQMTFQTSSPAHLTMPYVSPGDGEVVGIGEPVAIRFDENIANRAAAQKAIVITTNPPVEGAFYWLTNREVRWRPEHFWKPGTAIDVAVNTYGVDLGNGMFGEDNVKTRFTIGDEVISTADDTTKMVTVRVNGEVVKTMPTSMGKDSTPTASGVYIIGARFKHIIMDSSTYGVPVNSPNGYRTEVDWATQMSYSGVFVHSAPWSVGAQGHTNTSHGCLNVSPSNAEWFYDHSKSGDIVEVINTVGPTLSGTEGLGDWNIPWPVWKAGNADT